The following are encoded together in the Gordonia insulae genome:
- a CDS encoding YdcF family protein, protein MGPAATAPVQASPVTAFNGLMSTVGGCQTPIPELMKWCTDQERLTPEVPMMLQLNPFGTRIVVLGAALNRDGSMKPVLITRLQAALSLARAFPPAGIITTGGLPRGGRTEAQAMKWWLVAHGIPAGRIATENHSRSTVENARYTARILAAGRATGAVVVSSPTHVKRAMLNFRQSVNGSIPIAGVISGFTNGAPAGSGSGSGSAGSS, encoded by the coding sequence GTGGGACCAGCCGCCACCGCGCCTGTCCAGGCGTCACCGGTCACGGCGTTCAACGGACTCATGTCCACGGTCGGCGGATGTCAGACGCCGATCCCCGAGTTGATGAAATGGTGCACCGATCAGGAACGGCTGACGCCCGAGGTGCCGATGATGTTGCAGCTCAATCCGTTCGGCACCAGGATCGTGGTCCTCGGCGCCGCTCTGAACCGCGACGGCTCGATGAAGCCGGTTCTGATCACCCGTCTGCAGGCGGCGTTGTCGCTGGCGCGAGCATTTCCCCCGGCGGGCATCATCACGACGGGCGGCCTCCCGCGGGGCGGCCGCACCGAGGCGCAGGCGATGAAATGGTGGCTGGTCGCCCACGGCATCCCCGCCGGCCGGATCGCCACCGAGAATCACTCTCGGTCCACCGTCGAGAACGCCCGCTACACCGCCCGGATACTCGCGGCGGGCCGGGCCACCGGCGCTGTCGTGGTCAGCAGCCCGACGCACGTCAAGCGCGCGATGCTGAACTTCCGGCAGTCGGTCAACGGATCGATTCCGATCGCGGGTGTCATCTCCGGATTCACCAACGGCGCACCAGCGGGCTCCGGATCAGGCAGCGGTTCCGCCGGATCGAGCTGA
- a CDS encoding nitroreductase family deazaflavin-dependent oxidoreductase, producing MKIPKTVARINKVVTNPIQRQWAPRIAPFAMVEHVGRKSGKQYSIPVLAWVDGDRLSIVLTYGRNTDWVRNVTAAGGFGLIRKSEHHKVVRPRIIPSDSPDVARGARVPARFFDSVLTGTIVADDGDPTTSD from the coding sequence ATGAAGATCCCCAAGACGGTCGCACGTATCAACAAGGTGGTCACCAATCCGATCCAGCGCCAATGGGCGCCACGCATCGCCCCGTTCGCGATGGTCGAGCACGTGGGACGCAAGTCGGGCAAACAGTATTCGATCCCCGTCCTCGCGTGGGTCGACGGCGACCGGCTCTCGATCGTGCTGACCTACGGCCGGAATACGGACTGGGTCCGCAACGTCACCGCCGCCGGCGGGTTCGGCTTGATCCGGAAGTCCGAGCATCACAAGGTCGTCCGACCGAGGATCATCCCGTCCGACTCACCCGACGTGGCGCGCGGGGCACGCGTACCGGCGCGCTTCTTCGACTCCGTCCTGACCGGGACCATCGTCGCCGACGATGGCGACCCGACGACGTCCGACTGA
- a CDS encoding dienelactone hydrolase family protein has protein sequence MPDDALDDFTARDVTVGASTRRVYSAGSGPAVIVIAEMPGISPKVADFARKVAGRGLTAVMPSLFGVDGRDPRPDSLGRVGSARNMVGTIVRACISREFTVLATGKASPVADWLRGLAAQEHERCGGPGVGAVGMCFTGGFALAMATDDRLLAPVLSQPSLPFGIIESRNHSIDISDAELARVRARCGAGLQVMGLRFEGDRLSPRTRFDFLREQLGDAFLAVELPDSTANPDAMLPQPHSVLTEDLIDEPGQPTYDAREKVLDFFVEKLVANT, from the coding sequence GTGCCCGACGACGCACTCGACGATTTCACCGCCCGCGATGTCACCGTGGGGGCCAGCACCCGCCGCGTGTACAGCGCCGGGTCCGGGCCGGCGGTGATCGTCATCGCCGAGATGCCCGGCATCAGCCCGAAGGTGGCGGATTTCGCCCGCAAGGTCGCGGGACGGGGCCTGACCGCGGTCATGCCCTCACTGTTCGGTGTGGACGGGCGGGACCCGCGTCCGGACAGCCTCGGCCGGGTCGGCTCGGCACGAAACATGGTCGGCACCATCGTCCGCGCGTGCATCAGCCGCGAGTTCACGGTGCTCGCCACCGGCAAGGCGTCACCGGTCGCCGACTGGCTACGCGGGCTCGCCGCGCAGGAGCACGAGCGCTGCGGTGGTCCCGGGGTCGGCGCGGTCGGTATGTGCTTCACCGGAGGTTTCGCGCTCGCGATGGCCACCGACGACCGACTGCTCGCGCCGGTGCTGTCCCAGCCGTCGCTGCCGTTCGGCATCATCGAGTCGCGCAACCATTCCATCGACATCAGCGATGCCGAGCTGGCCCGGGTGCGCGCACGCTGCGGTGCGGGACTGCAGGTGATGGGTCTGCGTTTCGAGGGTGATCGCCTGTCCCCACGCACCCGGTTCGACTTCCTCCGCGAGCAGCTCGGCGACGCATTCCTGGCGGTCGAGCTGCCCGACTCGACGGCGAACCCGGACGCCATGCTCCCGCAACCTCATTCGGTGCTCACCGAGGACCTCATCGACGAGCCGGGTCAGCCGACCTACGACGCCCGGGAGAAGGTACTCGACTTCTTCGTGGAGAAGCTGGTGGCGAACACCTGA
- a CDS encoding class I SAM-dependent methyltransferase, protein MPQPGYDAMADLYIETFPSPYATPLERHLVAAFADLVAQDPVPGVVVDIGCGPGQITADLAARGLSVIGVDPSREMLRIARRDAPTVRFVQDDAHLGSTELADVDIAAILARFSLIHVPPSVVPDVLAGWAGRLAPGALVAVAGQTIDSDEITEFDHAVAPAWRWYPDRLSDALSTAGFDELWRTVSRPDTHHRFPAVHLVARRR, encoded by the coding sequence GTGCCACAACCCGGATACGACGCCATGGCCGATCTGTACATCGAGACGTTCCCGTCGCCGTACGCGACGCCACTGGAGCGTCACCTGGTCGCCGCGTTCGCCGACCTCGTCGCGCAGGACCCTGTGCCCGGTGTGGTGGTGGACATCGGGTGCGGTCCGGGACAGATCACGGCCGACCTTGCCGCGCGGGGACTCTCGGTGATCGGCGTGGATCCCAGCCGCGAGATGCTGCGCATCGCCCGCCGTGATGCTCCCACGGTGCGGTTCGTCCAGGACGACGCACACCTCGGATCGACCGAACTCGCCGACGTCGACATCGCGGCGATCCTCGCGAGGTTCAGCCTCATCCACGTCCCACCGTCGGTCGTGCCGGACGTCCTGGCCGGTTGGGCCGGCCGGTTGGCGCCCGGCGCGCTCGTGGCCGTGGCCGGACAGACCATCGACTCCGACGAGATCACGGAGTTCGACCACGCGGTCGCCCCCGCCTGGCGCTGGTACCCGGACCGCCTGTCCGATGCGCTCTCGACGGCCGGGTTCGACGAACTCTGGCGGACGGTCAGCCGGCCCGACACACACCACCGGTTTCCCGCAGTGCATCTGGTCGCCCGACGGCGGTGA